Below is a genomic region from Geoglobus acetivorans.
GGGGGCATGTTCGTTGCCATTCCCACAGCGATACCGCTTGAACCGTTAATCAGCAGGTTGGGAAGCCTGGCAGGAAGAACAACCGGCTCCTTGAGAGTGGCATCAAAGTTGGGAATGAAATCAACCGTTTCCTTGTCAATATCTGCAAGCATTTCCTCTGCCAATTTTGTAAGCCTCGCCTCAGTATACCTCATCGCAGCCGGTTCATCCCCATCAATGCTGCCAAAGTTACCCTGTCCGTCAATTAGCGGATATCGCATGTTGAAGTCCTGAGCCATTCTTACAAGGGCATCGTAAACCGCAGAGTCGCCGTGAGGGTGATACTTACCGAGCACATCTCCCACAATTCTGGCAGATTTTCTGTAGGGTCTGTTGCTGTAAAGTCCCATCTCATACATTGCATACAGAATCCTTCTCTGTACGGGCTTCAAACCATCTCTAACATCAGGAATGGCTCTGCCCACAATTACACTCATCGCATAATCCAGATAGGAAACTTTAAGCTCCTCAGAAATGTCTCTCGCAATTTCCATCATCTCACCTCTACCTTAGACGCAAGGAATTCATCCTCAAGCAACCTGTCAAATATTCTTTCATCCTCAAGCACCCCTCTTGCAATGGAGACAAGCCTGGCTCCGGCATCAATCATTTTTCTCGCATCCTCCACACTTCTCACAGAGTTGTTTCCAACAACATTTCCCAGCCCGGAGATCAGCTCAATAAGTTTGAGATCTGCCTTTCCTCCCGGAACCATCGCATCCACATGAATCATGGCTGCTCCGCTTTCGAAAATCCTGCCTGATAGCCTTAAATAATCGATATCAAGACCGCCCCGTATCTTTACAGACACTTCAGCGAATTTCGATGCTCGCTCAACAATTTTCGCAAGGCGTTCTGGCTCATAAAGCAACGACTGTCCGCACCCAATTTCCGTAAATTCTTTCTGCCTGCAGTGAGCATTTATTTCCAGTATGGCGCCATACTCTGCTGCGAGTTTTGAAATATCAACATAGCCCTCATCACTGAACGCTCTCACGTTTATTCCCACAGTACCTCTGAAGTCTTCCAGCATTTTCAGATTGCGTTCAATTTCTTTAACTGGATTTTCAAAGACAAATTCCTTTCTGCCCCTCCGAACTGCATTTAAAGCCGCCTCATTGGACTTCTTATCCGCATTAAAACCTCCAAGTATTCCGAATCCGACATTAAACCTGCTGACGAACTTCCAGTCGTTTATCCCAGCCATTGCCGAAAGTGCAAGTCTGTTAGGGAAGATCATATCTCAGCTCACCGGTGTTAATATGGCCATCAGCAACCCTCGAAGCGCCGCCAGTCATGAAAACTCTATCCCCAACATCAATTTTAAGCTTTCCACCCCTGGTAATGATCTCAACACTTTTTTCAGAAATGCCAAGCCTGTGTGCCACCACAGCAACAGCACAGCTTCCCGTTCCACAGCTCAGCGTCTCGTCCTCGACGCCCCTTTCGTATGTCCTGATCCGTATTCTTCTTCCATCCAGAACCTCTGCAAAATTAACATTTATGCCCTCCGGAAACAGCTCGTTATACCTTATTTCTCTCGCATAAGGAATTATATCGAAATCGAGGTCTTCAACAAATATGACTGCGTGAGGAACGCCCGTGTTCACAGCATAAACCTCAAACTTCCTGTCTCCAACTTCAAAAACCTTCCCCCAGACGTTCTCTTCTGCAGGAATCCCGTCCCTGCCAAACTTTGGCTCGCCCATGTCAACACTAACCCACCAGCCCTCCTCATCCTGAAAGACCTCAAGCTCAAGTGTTCCGGCGAGAGTTTCGACATTAAGAGGGCTTTCAGCATAACCCTCCTCGACAACATACCTTGAAAAGCACCTGATGCCATTACCGCACATCTCTGCCTCGCTACCATCAGCGTTGAAGTATCTGAATCGTGCATCAGCCACTTCTGATTTCTGGACAAACAGAGCCCCATCAGCTCCCACGCCAAAGTACCTGTTGCAGACAGCTTTCACAAATTCGGATTTTCTCTCTTCCTCAATTACAATTCCGGAAAATTCATCGATAAGGATGAAATCGTTGCCATTTCCATGCATTT
It encodes:
- a CDS encoding tRNA-dihydrouridine synthase, which produces MIFPNRLALSAMAGINDWKFVSRFNVGFGILGGFNADKKSNEAALNAVRRGRKEFVFENPVKEIERNLKMLEDFRGTVGINVRAFSDEGYVDISKLAAEYGAILEINAHCRQKEFTEIGCGQSLLYEPERLAKIVERASKFAEVSVKIRGGLDIDYLRLSGRIFESGAAMIHVDAMVPGGKADLKLIELISGLGNVVGNNSVRSVEDARKMIDAGARLVSIARGVLEDERIFDRLLEDEFLASKVEVR
- the dapF gene encoding diaminopimelate epimerase, with protein sequence MKVKFTKMHGNGNDFILIDEFSGIVIEEERKSEFVKAVCNRYFGVGADGALFVQKSEVADARFRYFNADGSEAEMCGNGIRCFSRYVVEEGYAESPLNVETLAGTLELEVFQDEEGWWVSVDMGEPKFGRDGIPAEENVWGKVFEVGDRKFEVYAVNTGVPHAVIFVEDLDFDIIPYAREIRYNELFPEGINVNFAEVLDGRRIRIRTYERGVEDETLSCGTGSCAVAVVAHRLGISEKSVEIITRGGKLKIDVGDRVFMTGGASRVADGHINTGELRYDLP